The DNA region ATATTTAAAGAGCTTCTAAGGCAGTTTTATTCAGTGAATGCTTACTGGTGCCAGGCACGCCTAGTGTTTTTTCATAAATTAGCTCCATGAGAGTTGGCTCAGTCTTTGCGGCGAGTTGAGTTCAAACTCCAGATCTCTCACTTAACTGGCCATGTGAGTTAGGTAAGAGTTCCTACATTAATGGCTCAAGATTGCTTGCTTCATTTTTCTAGCTTCTCTTTTATCTAATTGTTATCCTTGTCTGTCACTGCATATTCTCTAGCTAGAATACCCTGGTTTTCTGCAGGAAACTAGGTAACTATTTTCTTAGAGCTTTGTGTAACAGCAGTAGTCAAAAAAAAGGTTTTCTCCAATAAGAAATGCTTAATGCAAAACTTGTAAACCAGGAATGTAGGCTTctgaaagccttttttttttttacccccccTTAGGCCTAATTGTTGAGAAAGTTGCacctttcaaaaatgaaattacaTGGGATAACTAAATATTTCACTTATGCAGTTCTTTATATTCAGGGCTAGAAATGTGCAGAACAAATGGAATAGGATATTGATCAAAACATTGGACCCAAAGAAacagagttataccacaattttGGGGGAAATTGTTAGACCAGATAGTAGAAgccagttttgttttttgatttttttggtgtgttttttttttcttttctttttgcccatcccccccccccccccccccccttcattcTTGGTAAAGAGTAAAGTGTAAAAATAGCAGTCAGGACCAAAAAAGAAACTATAGCCTTAGGTTCATAGCCTTACAGCAAATCATTTTATGCCCAAGCCCTCTATTCCTCACCCCCAATGAATACTTAGATCCATGATTCTCGACACTGGCTTTAGTTTACAATTGACTggtgaattaaaaacaaatactacAATTGTGTCCAGTCTCCACTTCAGGACAATTAAATGGACTGGGGCAGTGaccagcaaactgtggctcgcgagccacatgcggttctttgaccccgagtgtggctcttccacaaaataccaacttctgtgcatgggccacgaagtttcagttgtACTGttcatgcgcgcccgcatgtggtattttgtggaagagctacactcaaggggccaaagagccgcatgtggctcgtgagccgcagtttgccgaccactggactaggggaacaaggtggggtggggctgagatTGGAATTGTTTTCAAAGCTCCCAGCTGATTCTAGTCTACTGCTGggattgagaatcactgactaGGATAATCAGTCCTGTCCGCCCAGACCCTTTACATATGAAGTGTGTGCCTGTTCTCCAGATCCTAGAGAGCATTTAACGCTGAGAAGACTCGTGAGAAGGGTGATGATCACTTATCATGGGTCATTATAAACTATAAACATTTTAGTAGGTTAGATTCATTATTTGTTTGGTGGTTGTTAATTTTAACTTGTTGATATGATTTTGGAAACAATTCTCTAATTTCCACATCAGACAGACATAATGAGAAATGAATTTGAAAGACTGGCTGCTCGACAACCAATTGAATTGCTCAGTATGAAACGGTAAGTCCTATTTCTGGAGTCAGCTGGGCTCAAATCATTCTTTAATCTTAGTTTTTTTGTAAAACTACTACAGCCATGTTAGAACAAATATTGGGAGGGGAAAATCCTTGTCtgcttatgtgtttgtttttcatgTAGTAGTAGTTCATCCTGTGTTCATGTTCgaaggtgtttctttttttttatcctcacccgaggatatgtttttactgatttgagagagagaaagaaacattgatcgattgCTTCCCGTAcgctccccaaccagggatggaacccacaatccaggtgtgtgccctgaccaccttctggtgtatgggaagatgctccaaccaacttgtAATGACCCGTAAGCAGTAGGTTGTGAAGTAAATGTAGAAAGGCACCACAGCACTTGGTAAAGAAGTAGGATAGAAAATGTCAGAATGCATTGTATCTACAGGTAGGTATTGCTTTGTGTAGTGGGTCACAGTGTAAAATATTTCTTACTCTAGgtcagtaatggcgaacctttgacacgcgaactcatttttttggttgatttttctttgttaaatggtgtttaaatatataaaataaatatcaagaatatacatctttgttttcctatggttgcaaatatcaaaaaatttctatatgtgacacggcaccagagttaagttagggtttttcaaaatgctggcacgccaagctcaaaaggttcgccatcactgctctaggttgtTGTCAGGTTTGAAAAATGCTACATTTATAAAgtgtggtttatttttttcttttttccccctaaggtgtttgtttttgtttttttaaaacaaaatggttTATTACCTCTTGATCCCAGTTGCATTTCCCTCAGTTTTTTAAGAATAATTGCAGTTTTTACACAGTATCtagtaataatattaaaatggaaatgaaaacttcCATTTTGTAGTAACTCATTAGTAGTAAACACATTTATGAAGGGTATTTGCTGGCTCTGTTGGCAGTGTTAAAAGACTGGGCAGTGTGAAGAGAACAGAGTGAGATCCAATATTTTTCTCTAGAGGGGTGTGGGTGGGAAGGTGGATAGATCATAGGTGTGTTTTACAAAATGATGGCATGGTTTTTTGTGTCCTACCTTTTTCCCTTACTACATTACAAACATCTTAATGTTTTAAGTGTTCCTCAGTAACATCATTTAATATCTAATATAGCAGTCCTTTATATGAGTGTACCATAGATTAGTGAATCTTTTCACATTGATGGGAACAGTTTTTTGTAGCTGTATGTAATATTGCTAACTCCTCTTTGTAAGTTGATTGCTTGTTAGGGTAAATAGGTTTTTTGTTATTGTAAAGTCTGCATCTTGTCTTCAGTCTTCTGTAGTTTTTATAGTGTGCTTAGGCCCATGAGGCATTCTGTTGGGAAGAGAAATAAAGGTTTGGGGAACTCTGTAGTTATATTGTTGTTTAATTTCAGATATGAACTTCCAGCCCCTTCCTCGGGTCAGAAAAATGACATAACTGCATGGCAAGAATGTGTAAACAATTCTATGGCCCAGTTAGAGCATCAAGCCGTTCGAATTGAGAATCTAGAACTAATGTCACAGCATGGATGCAATGCCTGGAAAGTATATAATGAGTAAGAAAttgcttgttgttttttaaaaaacccattccACCCACAGctttggttttttgtgtgtgtgtgtttgtttttaatgtaggAAGTAGGATAGAGGAACTGGGATAAAAATAGTAGAGCTGAACCCTAgtcagttgctcagtggttagagcgacAGCCTTGGGACTGAacggttgtggatttgattctatcaagggcaagtacctctattgcagactcgatccctggtcctggtcagggcgcaggcaggaggcaaccaatcaatgtgtctctttcacatccatcTGAGACCCACCTCAGAGTTTGTGTACATAAACCTAACTATCAATAAAACAACCAAACATAAACCTGACTATCACGTTTAttgtataatataataaaatgaattctGAGGTCTGATTTACAAATCACAACTTAGTAGAATGTAATTCTTAACGGGAATTACTTATATAGTTGATTCTTGTTGGTTTCATGTTATGTTCTATAAAAGTGGTCTTAAATACTGAATAAGCAAATAGTGTGATATTTCTCCTGGGgaaaatacatacacatgtacatataaATAACTCATCCTGGCaggttctattttctttttaaaagagaaaacaaagttcAGAAGTATTGAGTAACTTGTCAGAGTTGGACATAAGGCTCCATCCTTCAGTCATCTCTGTATGAGACCTGACACAGGCAGGCAGAGCGTCGTCTTACTCCACTTCAGCTGGGAACACGTGCGTCCACTGCTCAGATTTTTCACTGCTCTGAGAATGTCTGCCGAATGATCCAGAACATTGCAAGTATTGATTTTGAGGTTACAAATGAATCTGATTGGGTAGGAAAATTCATTAATACAGAATCTGCAAAAATAAGAATTGACTGAATAGAGAACACCAGAAACAAagtgcccacaacctgggcatgatcagaatagaacctgggatccttcagtctgcaggccaccgCCCTATGCACTGAGTCAAACGAGCTAGGGCaatattaactatttttaagcAGAAAAATATGACCCTGTGTCAGCTAGATCACTTTTAATTGGTTCTGTTAGATTTTAATGTACTTTAatctgatttttctcattttcttccttaGAAATCTAGTTCATATGATTGAACATGCACAGAAAGAGCTCCAGAAGTTAAGGTAAAATGTTTCCTCATTTCAGAATAAAGTTTAGCTGAACCCCTAATTAATAGagtgagaagaaaaaggaaccaaTGGATTATAGTCATATGAGAGTAAGCTATTGATGATCTGCTCTTTGTCCGGCATCCAGTGTTGGGTGTGCCCCACCTGAGTGGAGGAGAAAGAGACCTGAGGTCTGAAAACATCTCTACCAGGTCACTTTGAATTTACAAGTCTGCAGACATTGAAAATGATCTTTTAGAAAGGGGGAAAGTTGCAGAATAACTTGCATATTCTGATTtatgtgaaaaaaacaacaacccataaACAAATTAATCTCTACACATATAGGAAAGAGTCCAAAGGACATCTACCAAAAACTAACCAGCAGTTCtcggggaggaggagaagcacaTGGGAGGAGGGCTTTCAGTTTCTAgcctgcatatgtgtgtgtgcttagTTTTTTCACAATAGGCGTGTTTTATGAAAttgaattgaaaaataattagagGAAAGTTAATTTCTGGAATGGGTATGATTTCATGTATCTGCTCTCAAGGAATTAAAGATATATTACATTGACTATAGATTTTTTCTGTTGACTTTAGTCAacagaaaatgttaaaatgtaggTGGGTTTTAtaagtactttttttttacaGGAAACATATTCAAGATTTAAACTGGCAGCGAAAGAACATGCAACTCACAGCTGGATCTAAATTAAGAGAAATGGAGTCAAAGTGA from Myotis daubentonii chromosome 18, mMyoDau2.1, whole genome shotgun sequence includes:
- the BCAS2 gene encoding pre-mRNA-splicing factor SPF27, whose protein sequence is MAGTGLVAGEAVVDALPYFDQGYEAPGVREAAAALVEEETRRYRPTKNYLSYLTAPDYSAFETDIMRNEFERLAARQPIELLSMKRYELPAPSSGQKNDITAWQECVNNSMAQLEHQAVRIENLELMSQHGCNAWKVYNENLVHMIEHAQKELQKLRKHIQDLNWQRKNMQLTAGSKLREMESNWVSLVSKNYEIERTIVQLENEVFQMKQQLGEANKENIRQDF